GGGCACAAGAAGTGGAGTTGTGCAAAACCAAATGAAATGATGACTGTCTCTGGACATTGAGGGGTTGGTATTTGTTCCATGGACCTGCTTAAGGTTTCAGAAGAGACTATTTTAGGTTTCATATCTTTTTGCTACGTTAAGGAGCTGATCAGGGTAAGTTCACCCCAGCAAACAGGGCTGGTGATCTGTGTTAAGCCACTTCCTGAGCTTTGCACACTCTGTATTAGATCACCCAGTGAagctgcacagccctgcctgtggctgCACACAGCCCATGGCTACCCCTGAGAAGGACATTACAGCTGGAGactgggaagaaaggaaaatgagaggCCAGGAATAGAGCTGGAGATTAATTCAGAAAGGGATAAGAAAGCAGTGTCTCATTAAATGAACAGGTAACGTGTCCAACTGTTATGGCACCACTGAACCCAAAGAACAGGAACTGCTTTCTGTGCTGAGGGATCAGCTACAGGAATTGCCCTCTTGTCCCATGTCACACACTCTGTCACAAACTGGCAGGCCCTGGCTACTGCCAGAGAGGCCCCAACAGACCTGGGTGTCCCTGTTGTGGCAATTAAACTCCAATGATTCCCATCCCAAAATCACTGTCTCGCTTAGAATGCAACATTtacacagtattttaaaaatgagagcAAGTTCCTCAGATCAGGAGGTTCAGTATTAACAAATATGTCAGTCAGTGATGCAATgcacacaggaaaaatatgaCTAAGAATATCCTgagaaaaacccccaaacttatACAGGCAAAGTGAACAGTAAACCACAGTAAGGCAGAGGTATCGAGTCTTCCACTGGTTCAGATAAAAGTGGTCTTGCCACCTTGTCACCTTCTTCTCCTGCAGCTGTTAATTCTGGATGAAACAGGAACCAGATCAGAGAACCTACACATTCTTTTCTCAGCTCTGAGACTTTTTTctattatattttcattttgcaatATAGCTCCAAAGGTTAAAAACCACATTGATGTACCCTGAGAAGCATCAGCATCTCAAGAGGATTCTAATACTTTCTTTACATCTATTTCCAGCtaagaaattgttttctttataCTGCTATCCATATAGAAGCTGCTATCCATATGGAAACTGCCTGGTCAGTGTTTTggccaggagctggaaggaAACCCTTCTTTATGTCATCAGGAGCTCTTCAGCCTGAGGACTTCACAGATGAATCCTGTGACTCAGCTGATCTCCTGAACCTGAAAGAAGAGGGAAGTTAAGATTTCTCTTGAAGCCAAGGATGAAAAATATCTGCCTTAAATATGCACATCACCATCCTGAACATGCAGGAGACATCTTGATAACATGGAGTTCACCATGTCATGAATGTGGATCCAAGGACCTGTGTTTAAACTGAGCAACTGGATGCTCAGTCTTCCAGCTCTTGGTAGCCTGGTCCTCTGGTTTTGTTGGTACTCTACTTTCTCTCACCTAATCTATAACAAGGCCTGTATTCTCACTCCATCCCTCTTCTTACTCATCATCTTGCCCTGTTGAATACCCTGTTGAATACTCAGTGCTTTCCACTCATTTCCTCATCTTCTCAGAACATCACAAACTTGGGAAAGAAGAATAATGGTGACAGTCATCCCAGCACTGCACCAGCAAACACTCCTCTCTGCCACTTCCTCAGGAAATGACTGGACTGCACAGCATCCTCAGCTTGGAATTCTCAGTCAGCAGTTTGCCAGCCTCTACAACACAGCAGTAAAGTCACTCATGGCACAGGAAACTCCTGCAACTGCAGCTTCTGCTGAATCTCCAGGtctgcctccagctcctcacAGTGGATTGCTGTTCTCTGCCAGATTTTAGGTGCAGCACAGCCTTTTGACTGATTCAAGGAAACTCCACCTGACCCCAGCAgcttctgtgtgggcagcacaataaagaaaatgttttctcttagCTGGAAATATCTGTAAACAAAACACTAGAGCACCTCCTGAGCCTCACCTCACCATAATGATGAAATGTGTCTTGTTCTAAAAGGGTTTCTGTTGCCATACCTGATTAGCCAAGGAATGCCTGGTATGAATAAAAGGCATTAACTTTGTAGTGTCTCCTCTCAGAAAGTTGATGTTTCTCAGGATTCACAGGAATCACGTGCTTGTGCTTTACTGATCACTTTGCTTTAATGTCTTCCCTCAGAAATCTCACttatgaaagaaagaaactgtTCTGTGTTCTGCAGGACACTtaaatgttcttaaaaaaatcagcattaaaGATGCTCTCACCTGCTCAGCACAAAAGATCAATGTGTGTCCATGTATATTTGTAACACGTAGACAATATTTACACACCATTCTATGCAGACAACAAGGATTCTTGTTATAGGCTTAAGAAAGATATGAATTTGAGCTTATAATAGATCAgaatattttcctgaagaacCCACACAAAAGTCATCGAGCTCTTAGTCTTCACATCATCagagaactggaaaaataaactgaGTCAGGTCATCCTCAGACAGTTCTCCAGCAAAACACATCTGACATTTCCTGTATTACACTACACAGTGATatcctaaaaaaacccagtacCTGAGAAAGTCTGGTGCTTTGGAAATCATGTTTTCAAAATCTGCAAAGCCCAGCTTCCCATCCCCATCCATGTCAGCCTCTTCTATCACCTTCTCACACACCAGGGTGATCTCCTCTGCTGTCAGCTCCTCCCGGGTCAGCTTATTGAGGGTTTGCTCCAGGTCTGCTTTACAAATGAAGTTATCTGTGTTAAAATCTGAACCAGAAAAGAACCAGAGGTCACCAGCAACTCTCACACTCATTTCCTTCCGCCACAAAAAGCACCCCCAAgcatccccccctccccacagtaCCGTAGATCTTAAAGGCATAGATTGCTTTGAGCTCTCTGGGAGCCATTTCACTGAGCACAGAGAACATATCCACAAAGTCATTGAAGCTCAGGCTGCCCTCTCCATCTTCGGAGAAAGATGACACAATCCTTTCTTTGAAGGGATtctcctgtggaaaaaaaaaatatatatatatataagtatttGAAAGatcaaaaaacctccaaaagaCTCCCTGATAATGAATACAGAATTCCACGGTTGGTTCTTTGAAGACAACTTTTTTTTGCCCCCCAAAAATGCATCCAAAAATTTACATTTGGATGCTTTTGCAGCCCGTGATGCTGCATTGTACTTCTTGCCCAGGTCTCTTCTCTCTAAACTGGTGCCCCCCTCGTTCCTCCAGTGCAGAACACGTGCTTTATAAATGTTACAGTAAAGGTACAAAGAGCCTGAAGATGATTTTCAGGTAACAG
The DNA window shown above is from Pseudopipra pipra isolate bDixPip1 chromosome 12, bDixPip1.hap1, whole genome shotgun sequence and carries:
- the CIB2 gene encoding calcium and integrin-binding family member 2 isoform X4 codes for the protein MAPNVVPMDYTKDPDVKLPMQLIINMPELKENPFKERIVSSFSEDGEGSLSFNDFVDMFSVLSEMAPRELKAIYAFKIYDFNTDNFICKADLEQTLNKLTREELTAEEITLVCEKVIEEADMDGDGKLGFADFENMISKAPDFLSTFHIRI
- the CIB2 gene encoding calcium and integrin-binding family member 2 isoform X2, with product MGNKQTIFTDEQLDAYQDCTFFTRKEILRLHGRYHEMAPNVVPMDYTKDPDVKLPMQLIINMPELKENPFKERIVSSFSEDGEGSLSFNDFVDMFSVLSEMAPRELKAIYAFKIYDLEQTLNKLTREELTAEEITLVCEKVIEEADMDGDGKLGFADFENMISKAPDFLSTFHIRI
- the CIB2 gene encoding calcium and integrin-binding family member 2 isoform X1, which gives rise to MGNKQTIFTDEQLDAYQDCTFFTRKEILRLHGRYHEMAPNVVPMDYTKDPDVKLPMQLIINMPELKENPFKERIVSSFSEDGEGSLSFNDFVDMFSVLSEMAPRELKAIYAFKIYDFNTDNFICKADLEQTLNKLTREELTAEEITLVCEKVIEEADMDGDGKLGFADFENMISKAPDFLSTFHIRI
- the CIB2 gene encoding calcium and integrin-binding family member 2 isoform X3, translated to MDCTFFTRKEILRLHGRYHEMAPNVVPMDYTKDPDVKLPMQLIINMPELKENPFKERIVSSFSEDGEGSLSFNDFVDMFSVLSEMAPRELKAIYAFKIYDFNTDNFICKADLEQTLNKLTREELTAEEITLVCEKVIEEADMDGDGKLGFADFENMISKAPDFLSTFHIRI